Proteins from one Streptomyces sp. NBC_00390 genomic window:
- the glyA gene encoding serine hydroxymethyltransferase — protein sequence MTLPLSHPALTATDPELAALVAAEEQLQADTLRLIPSENYASRAVLEASGTVLQNKYSEGYPGRRYYEGQQNIDQVERLAVARAMALFGVEHANVQPYSGSPANLAVYLAFAEPGETVMGMALPMGGHLTHGWGVSATGTWFRGVQYGVRQDTGLVDFDEVRELALKERPKVIFCGGTALPRTIDFAAFAEIARECGAVLVADVAHIAGLIAGGAHPSPVPHADVISTTTHKTLRGPRGAMLMSREEHAKAIDKAVFPGLQGGPHNQTTAAIAVALHEAAQPSFRDYAQSVVANARALADELLARGFDLVSGGTDNHLILMDLTPKEVPGKVAAKALDRAGIVVNYNTVPYDPRKPFDPSGIRIGTPSLTSRGLGTEHMAAVAEWIDRGVTAAGAGDEETLTTVRAEVAELMAAYPAPGLTI from the coding sequence ATGACCCTTCCCCTTTCGCATCCCGCACTCACCGCGACCGACCCCGAGCTCGCCGCCCTCGTCGCCGCCGAGGAGCAGCTCCAGGCCGACACCCTGCGGCTCATTCCCAGCGAGAACTACGCCTCCCGGGCCGTGCTGGAGGCCTCCGGCACGGTGCTGCAGAACAAGTACAGCGAGGGCTACCCGGGCCGCCGCTACTACGAGGGCCAGCAGAACATCGACCAGGTCGAGCGGCTCGCCGTCGCCCGAGCCATGGCACTCTTCGGGGTCGAGCACGCCAACGTCCAGCCCTACTCAGGCTCCCCGGCCAACCTCGCCGTCTACCTGGCCTTCGCCGAGCCCGGCGAGACCGTGATGGGCATGGCGCTGCCCATGGGCGGCCACCTCACCCACGGCTGGGGCGTCTCCGCCACCGGCACGTGGTTCCGCGGTGTCCAGTACGGCGTACGCCAGGACACCGGCCTCGTCGACTTCGACGAGGTGCGCGAACTGGCCCTCAAGGAGCGCCCCAAGGTCATCTTCTGCGGCGGCACCGCGCTGCCCCGGACCATCGACTTCGCGGCCTTCGCGGAGATCGCCCGCGAGTGCGGCGCGGTCCTGGTCGCCGATGTCGCCCATATCGCCGGCCTGATCGCCGGCGGCGCCCACCCCTCGCCCGTGCCGCACGCCGACGTCATCTCCACCACCACCCACAAGACCCTGCGCGGGCCGCGCGGCGCGATGCTGATGTCCCGAGAGGAGCACGCCAAGGCCATCGACAAGGCGGTCTTCCCCGGTCTCCAGGGCGGCCCGCACAACCAGACCACCGCCGCGATCGCCGTCGCCCTCCACGAGGCGGCCCAGCCCTCCTTCCGCGACTACGCGCAGTCGGTCGTCGCCAACGCCAGAGCACTCGCGGACGAACTGCTCGCCCGCGGCTTCGACCTCGTCTCCGGCGGCACCGACAACCACCTGATCCTGATGGACCTCACCCCCAAGGAAGTGCCCGGCAAGGTGGCGGCCAAGGCCCTCGACCGGGCGGGGATCGTCGTGAACTACAACACCGTCCCCTACGACCCGAGGAAGCCGTTCGACCCCTCCGGCATCCGGATCGGCACCCCCTCCCTCACCTCCCGCGGCCTCGGCACCGAGCACATGGCCGCTGTCGCGGAGTGGATCGACCGGGGCGTGACGGCCGCAGGCGCAGGGGACGAGGAGACGCTGACCACCGTTCGCGCCGAGGTCGCCGAACTGATGGCCGCCTACCCGGCACCCGGCCTGACCATCTGA
- a CDS encoding glutathionylspermidine synthase family protein, translating into MKRHTIEPRPSWQQTVEEQGLIYPLTRYPDGSLRPYWDESAYYEFSLPEVEALEEVVEELHAMSLAAAAHIVEQSRFADLGITDRRLARRVAESWRRRDELPSVYGRFDLRYDGTGPAKMLEYNADTPTSLVEAASPQWFWMEERFPGADQWNSLHERLVDAWRRQAPLLPPGPLHFVHSDGDELGEDLMTVAYLRETAQQAGIATEALSVERIGWDRLSGRFVDDRLRFLRSCFKLYPWEWLTTDRFGPHVLDTLDNGGGTGTTCWIEPAWKMLLSNKALLAILWELYPGHPNLLPAYLDGPRELAEERGYVTKPLLGREGAGVTVHEPGSAPVVREAACCYQELAPLPEFDGNRVVLGAWVVEDEAAGLGIRESAGLVTDEYARFLPHVIL; encoded by the coding sequence ATGAAACGTCACACCATCGAACCCCGTCCCAGCTGGCAGCAGACCGTCGAGGAACAGGGCCTCATCTACCCGCTGACCCGCTACCCGGACGGCTCCCTGCGCCCTTACTGGGACGAGAGCGCGTACTACGAATTCTCTCTGCCCGAGGTCGAGGCGCTGGAGGAGGTCGTCGAAGAGTTGCACGCCATGTCGCTGGCAGCGGCCGCGCACATCGTCGAGCAGAGCCGCTTCGCCGACCTGGGGATCACCGACCGCCGGCTGGCCCGGCGGGTCGCCGAGTCCTGGCGGCGGCGCGACGAACTCCCCTCGGTCTACGGGCGGTTCGACCTGCGCTACGACGGCACCGGCCCCGCCAAGATGCTCGAGTACAACGCCGACACCCCCACCTCCCTGGTCGAGGCCGCCAGTCCGCAGTGGTTCTGGATGGAGGAACGTTTTCCTGGCGCCGACCAGTGGAACTCCCTCCACGAGCGCCTCGTCGACGCCTGGCGGCGACAGGCTCCCCTGCTGCCGCCCGGACCCCTTCACTTCGTCCACTCCGACGGGGACGAGCTGGGCGAGGACCTGATGACCGTCGCGTATCTGCGCGAGACGGCGCAGCAGGCCGGTATCGCGACCGAGGCGCTCTCCGTGGAACGGATCGGCTGGGACCGGCTCTCCGGGCGCTTCGTCGACGACCGGCTGCGCTTCCTGCGCAGCTGCTTCAAGCTCTACCCCTGGGAGTGGCTGACCACCGACCGCTTCGGGCCGCACGTCCTCGACACCCTGGACAACGGCGGCGGCACCGGCACCACCTGCTGGATCGAACCCGCCTGGAAGATGCTGCTGTCCAACAAAGCGCTGCTGGCGATCCTGTGGGAGCTGTATCCCGGGCATCCGAATCTGCTGCCCGCCTATCTCGACGGCCCGCGCGAACTCGCCGAGGAGCGCGGCTATGTGACGAAGCCGCTGCTGGGCCGCGAGGGCGCGGGCGTCACGGTCCACGAGCCCGGCAGCGCGCCCGTCGTACGGGAAGCGGCCTGCTGCTACCAGGAGTTGGCCCCGCTGCCCGAGTTCGACGGCAACCGGGTGGTGCTCGGCGCGTGGGTCGTCGAGGACGAGGCGGCGGGGCTCGGCATCCGGGAGTCGGCGGGACTGGTCACGGACGAGTACGCCCGCTTCCTGCCCCACGTCATTCTCTAG
- a CDS encoding RNA polymerase sigma factor has protein sequence MKGVRTRERSPEGTREGGRRIVADEDAVIARVRAGEPEAYAELVRAHTAVALRAAVAFGAGADAEDVVQSAFLKAYQALGRFQDGAAFRPWLLRIVANETRNTVRSAVRLRALAGREALMLGSEPLIPESADPALAAMAGERRGLLLAALDELSEEQRQVVTYRYLLEMDEAETAEALGCPRGTVKSRLNRALAKLGRLIGAQGAQEGQEGGEERG, from the coding sequence ATGAAAGGCGTGAGGACGCGGGAGCGGAGCCCGGAGGGGACCCGGGAGGGGGGTCGTCGCATCGTCGCCGACGAGGATGCGGTCATCGCCCGCGTGCGCGCCGGGGAGCCGGAGGCGTACGCGGAGCTGGTCCGCGCCCATACGGCGGTGGCGCTGCGGGCGGCCGTGGCCTTCGGGGCCGGCGCTGATGCGGAGGACGTGGTGCAGAGCGCCTTCCTCAAGGCGTACCAGGCGCTGGGGCGATTCCAGGACGGTGCCGCCTTCCGGCCCTGGCTGCTGCGGATCGTCGCGAACGAGACGAGGAACACAGTGCGCTCGGCGGTGCGGCTGCGGGCACTCGCCGGGCGGGAGGCGCTCATGCTCGGCTCAGAGCCGCTCATACCGGAGTCCGCGGATCCGGCGCTGGCGGCGATGGCCGGAGAGCGGCGCGGGCTGCTGCTCGCCGCACTGGACGAGCTGAGCGAGGAGCAGCGGCAGGTGGTCACCTACCGCTATCTGCTGGAGATGGACGAGGCGGAAACGGCCGAGGCGCTTGGCTGCCCGCGCGGCACGGTGAAATCACGACTGAACCGCGCACTGGCGAAGCTGGGGCGGCTCATAGGGGCTCAGGGGGCGCAGGAAGGACAGGAGGGAGGTGAGGAGCGTGGATGA
- a CDS encoding metallophosphoesterase, translated as MVVVVVLVVVLVLSVLAGVHRYVWWRLVRDTTARGSAARRFGTAGIWILPLLSVGALVSGRAGAPFWLERTLAWPGYLWLAMLLYLVLALVVGEAVRPLLIRVLERRAASEALRVAPAGVPAAGASGSPGTVLDGASAAGGAPAAGNARTDGPDSAATTGVSAPRSPASGEGGPAADAPTTVGTLTADEAPTPEAVDASQGGVPSGGGTRVPADGSAGGATLAEPQGAAGAVAASAVSRRLFVSRIVGGAAAVAAAGTVGLGTYGVLRGPRVKRVTVPLAKLPRAAHGYRIAVVSDIHLGPILGRAHTQRIVDAINAAQPDLVAIVGDLVDGSVEDLGPAAEPLAQLRARHGSYFVTGNHEYFSGADAWVDHVRELGLRPLRNERVEIGGFDLAGVDDVAGEREGQGPDFARALGDRDRTRAAVLLAHQPVVIHEAVDHGVDLQLSGHTHGGQLWPGNYLAELANPTVAGLERYGDTQLYVTRGAGAWGPPVRVGAESDITLVQLASRQA; from the coding sequence GTGGTGGTCGTCGTCGTCCTTGTGGTGGTCCTGGTCCTCTCGGTGCTCGCCGGGGTGCACCGGTACGTGTGGTGGCGGCTGGTCCGCGACACGACGGCACGCGGCTCGGCCGCCCGCCGGTTCGGCACGGCGGGCATCTGGATCCTGCCCTTGCTCTCGGTCGGTGCCCTGGTCTCGGGCCGCGCCGGCGCGCCGTTCTGGCTCGAACGGACCCTGGCCTGGCCCGGTTACCTGTGGCTGGCGATGCTGCTGTACCTGGTGCTCGCCCTCGTCGTGGGCGAGGCGGTACGCCCGCTGCTGATCAGGGTGCTGGAGCGTCGTGCGGCCTCCGAAGCGCTCCGGGTGGCGCCGGCCGGCGTACCTGCCGCCGGGGCGAGCGGTTCCCCCGGCACTGTGCTCGACGGAGCGTCAGCTGCCGGCGGTGCGCCGGCGGCGGGCAACGCGCGCACCGACGGGCCGGATTCCGCCGCGACCACCGGCGTGTCGGCGCCGAGAAGCCCTGCCTCCGGTGAGGGCGGCCCTGCGGCCGACGCGCCGACCACGGTGGGCACGCTCACCGCGGACGAGGCCCCCACTCCGGAGGCCGTCGATGCCTCCCAGGGCGGCGTTCCCTCCGGTGGGGGCACCCGTGTTCCTGCGGACGGCTCCGCCGGTGGAGCCACGCTCGCCGAACCGCAGGGCGCGGCAGGTGCCGTCGCCGCGTCCGCCGTGTCGCGGCGGCTGTTCGTGTCGCGGATCGTCGGCGGGGCCGCGGCCGTCGCCGCGGCCGGCACCGTCGGACTCGGTACGTACGGCGTACTGCGCGGGCCCCGCGTCAAGCGCGTCACCGTGCCGCTCGCCAAGCTGCCCCGCGCCGCCCATGGCTACCGCATCGCCGTCGTCAGTGACATCCACCTCGGGCCGATCCTGGGCCGCGCACACACCCAGCGCATCGTCGACGCCATCAACGCCGCCCAGCCCGATCTTGTCGCCATCGTCGGGGACCTCGTCGACGGGTCGGTCGAGGACCTCGGGCCTGCCGCCGAGCCGCTCGCGCAGTTGCGGGCCCGGCACGGGTCGTACTTCGTGACCGGCAATCACGAGTACTTCTCCGGCGCGGACGCCTGGGTCGACCATGTGCGCGAGCTCGGACTGCGGCCTCTGCGCAACGAGCGGGTCGAGATCGGCGGCTTCGACCTCGCCGGAGTCGACGACGTCGCCGGCGAGCGAGAAGGCCAGGGCCCCGACTTCGCCAGGGCGCTCGGCGACCGGGACCGTACCCGAGCCGCCGTGCTGCTCGCGCATCAGCCCGTCGTCATCCATGAGGCGGTGGACCACGGCGTGGACCTCCAGCTTTCCGGGCACACCCACGGCGGTCAGCTCTGGCCGGGCAACTACCTGGCCGAGCTGGCCAACCCCACCGTCGCCGGTCTGGAACGGTACGGCGACACCCAGCTGTACGTGACCCGCGGCGCGGGGGCCTGGGGCCCGCCCGTACGCGTCGGGGCCGAGTCCGACATCACACTCGTCCAGCTGGCGTCACGGCAGGCCTAG
- the trpS gene encoding tryptophan--tRNA ligase has protein sequence MASDRPRALSGIQPTAGSFHLGNYLGAIRQYVALQETHDAFYMVVDLHAITVPQDPAELRANTRLAAAQLLAAGLDPDRCTLFIQSHVPEHAQLGWVMNCLTGFGEASRMTQFKDKSAKQGADRSTVGLFTYPILQVADILLYQADAVPVGEDQRQHVELTRDLAERFNGRFGETFNVPAPHIVKEVAKIYDLQDPAIKMSKSASSPKGLINLLDEPKTTAKKVKSAVTDTDTVIRYDAVEKPGISNLLTIYSTLTGTPIADLEQKYEGKGYGALKTDLADVMVEFVTPFRTRTQEYLDDTETLDSILAKGAEKARAVAAETLAAAYERVGFLPAKH, from the coding sequence ATGGCCTCAGACCGACCCCGCGCGCTCTCCGGTATTCAGCCCACCGCCGGCTCGTTCCACCTCGGGAACTACCTCGGTGCCATCCGCCAGTACGTGGCGCTGCAAGAGACCCACGACGCGTTCTACATGGTGGTGGACCTGCACGCGATCACCGTGCCGCAGGATCCCGCCGAGCTGCGCGCCAACACCCGGCTCGCCGCAGCCCAGCTGCTCGCCGCCGGTCTCGACCCCGACCGCTGCACCCTCTTCATCCAGAGCCACGTCCCCGAGCACGCGCAGCTCGGCTGGGTCATGAACTGCCTCACCGGCTTCGGCGAGGCCTCCCGGATGACGCAGTTCAAGGACAAGTCCGCCAAGCAGGGCGCGGACCGGTCCACCGTCGGCCTGTTCACGTACCCGATCCTGCAGGTCGCGGACATCCTGCTGTACCAGGCGGACGCCGTGCCGGTCGGCGAGGACCAGCGCCAGCACGTCGAGCTCACCCGGGACCTCGCCGAGCGCTTCAACGGCCGCTTCGGCGAGACGTTCAACGTCCCGGCCCCGCACATCGTCAAGGAGGTCGCGAAGATCTACGACCTCCAGGACCCGGCGATCAAGATGAGCAAGTCGGCCTCGTCGCCGAAGGGCCTGATCAACCTGCTCGACGAGCCGAAGACCACTGCGAAGAAGGTCAAGAGCGCGGTCACCGACACCGACACCGTGATCCGCTACGACGCGGTGGAGAAGCCCGGCATCAGCAACCTCCTCACCATCTACTCCACCCTCACGGGTACGCCCATCGCCGATCTGGAGCAGAAGTACGAGGGCAAGGGCTACGGTGCGCTCAAGACCGACCTCGCGGACGTGATGGTGGAGTTCGTCACTCCGTTCCGGACCCGGACGCAGGAATACTTGGACGACACCGAGACGCTGGACTCGATCCTGGCCAAGGGTGCGGAGAAGGCCCGTGCGGTGGCGGCGGAAACGCTGGCCGCCGCCTACGAGAGGGTGGGCTTCCTGCCGGCCAAGCACTGA
- the rocD gene encoding ornithine--oxo-acid transaminase, with the protein MSTTTTSAIASAEAHSAHNYHPLPVVIASADGAWMTDVEGRRYLDMLAGYSALNFGHGNRRLIDAAKTQLDRVTLTSRAFHHDRFADFCTQLAALCGMEMVLPMNTGAEAVETAVKTARKWGYRVKGVPQGQAKIIVAGNNFHGRTITLISFSTDHEARADFGPYTPGFEIVPYGDLTALETAMSANTVAVLLEPIQGEAGVLVPPAGYLTGVRRITHERNVLFIADEIQSGLGRTGKTFACEHEGVVPDMYVLGKALGGGVVPVSAVVSSADVLGVYRPGEHGSTFGGNPLACAVALEVIAMLRTGEFQQRATELGEHLHHELGLLTGTGDVEAVRGRGLWAGVDIAPSRGTGREISEKLLDRGVLVKDTHGSTIRIAPPLVIGKEDLDWGLDQLRAVLAG; encoded by the coding sequence GTGTCGACCACGACGACATCTGCCATCGCCTCCGCGGAGGCACACAGCGCGCACAACTACCATCCCCTGCCGGTCGTCATCGCCTCGGCGGACGGCGCGTGGATGACCGATGTCGAAGGGCGCCGCTATCTCGACATGCTGGCGGGGTACTCGGCGCTCAACTTCGGCCATGGCAACCGCCGGCTGATCGATGCCGCCAAGACGCAGCTGGACCGGGTGACCCTCACCTCCCGTGCCTTCCATCACGACCGGTTCGCGGACTTCTGCACGCAGCTCGCGGCGCTGTGCGGCATGGAGATGGTGCTGCCGATGAACACCGGGGCGGAGGCGGTCGAGACCGCCGTGAAGACCGCCCGGAAGTGGGGCTACCGGGTCAAGGGCGTACCGCAGGGCCAGGCGAAGATCATCGTCGCGGGCAACAACTTCCACGGCCGTACGATCACGCTCATCAGCTTCTCGACCGATCACGAGGCACGGGCGGACTTCGGCCCGTACACGCCCGGCTTCGAGATCGTGCCGTACGGCGACCTGACCGCGCTCGAGACGGCCATGTCGGCGAACACGGTGGCCGTGCTGCTGGAGCCGATCCAGGGCGAGGCGGGCGTCCTGGTGCCGCCCGCCGGATATCTGACGGGCGTGCGCAGGATCACCCACGAGCGCAACGTGCTCTTCATCGCGGACGAGATCCAGTCGGGGCTGGGCCGGACCGGGAAGACGTTCGCCTGTGAACACGAAGGTGTCGTGCCGGACATGTACGTGCTGGGCAAGGCGCTGGGCGGCGGTGTGGTCCCGGTGTCGGCGGTCGTCTCGTCCGCCGATGTCCTCGGGGTCTACAGGCCCGGTGAGCACGGCTCGACGTTCGGCGGCAATCCGCTGGCGTGCGCGGTCGCGCTGGAGGTGATCGCGATGCTGCGCACGGGCGAGTTCCAGCAGCGTGCCACCGAGCTGGGCGAGCATCTGCACCATGAGCTGGGTCTGCTGACGGGCACCGGCGACGTGGAGGCGGTGCGCGGCCGCGGGCTGTGGGCGGGCGTCGACATCGCGCCGAGCCGGGGCACCGGCCGGGAGATCTCGGAGAAGCTGCTGGACCGCGGTGTCCTGGTCAAGGACACCCACGGCTCCACCATCCGGATCGCCCCGCCGCTGGTCATCGGGAAGGAGGACCTGGACTGGGGGCTGGACCAGCTCAGGGCCGTGCTGGCCGGCTGA
- a CDS encoding D-alanyl-D-alanine carboxypeptidase family protein, which translates to MSALKKTALTVLATALLPALTAAPAFADTLDDKPDKKQPKPPAIMSTVGGAQLGRPGTQVDLGPGAPVLPKDVSGRSWIVADAESGDVLAAHNAHWRLPPASTLKMLFADTVLPRLPKETEHTVTAEELAEVGEGSSLVGVKEDQTYTVHDLWLGVFLRSGNDAVHVLSEMNGGIDKTVEDMQEHADELQALDTEVVSPDGYDEPGQVSSAYDLTLIARSGMQKKDFREYCSTVRADFPGEEKEGKKRETFEIQNTNRLLTGDYGITPYKGIAGVKNGNTTHAGATFTGVAERDGRVLLVTVMNPDSGESQAVYKEASRLLDWGFEAAGHVEPIGELVPPKSADTSASGDGDREPANNGKGAPAKPTASDKSGSGGIGIALGVTGGVLVLLAGGAFLVNRRWPLPDLVRRLPRR; encoded by the coding sequence GTGTCTGCTTTGAAAAAGACCGCGTTGACGGTCCTCGCCACTGCGTTGCTGCCCGCACTGACCGCCGCGCCCGCTTTCGCGGACACCCTGGACGACAAGCCGGACAAGAAACAGCCCAAACCCCCGGCGATCATGTCCACCGTCGGCGGTGCCCAACTCGGCAGGCCCGGAACCCAGGTCGACCTCGGCCCGGGCGCGCCCGTCCTGCCCAAGGACGTCAGCGGCCGGTCCTGGATCGTCGCCGACGCCGAGAGCGGCGATGTGCTCGCCGCGCACAACGCGCACTGGCGGCTGCCTCCGGCCTCGACCCTCAAGATGCTGTTCGCGGACACCGTGCTGCCCCGGCTGCCCAAGGAGACCGAGCACACGGTCACCGCGGAGGAGCTCGCCGAGGTGGGCGAGGGCAGCAGTCTGGTCGGCGTCAAGGAGGACCAGACCTACACCGTCCACGACCTGTGGCTCGGCGTCTTCCTGCGGTCCGGCAACGACGCCGTCCATGTGCTGTCCGAGATGAACGGCGGCATCGACAAGACCGTCGAGGACATGCAGGAGCACGCGGACGAACTGCAGGCACTGGACACCGAGGTCGTCTCGCCCGACGGCTACGACGAGCCCGGCCAGGTCTCCTCGGCGTACGACCTGACCCTGATCGCCCGCAGCGGCATGCAGAAGAAGGACTTCCGCGAGTACTGCTCAACTGTGCGCGCCGACTTCCCCGGTGAGGAGAAGGAGGGCAAGAAACGCGAGACGTTCGAGATCCAGAACACCAACCGCCTGCTCACCGGCGACTACGGCATCACCCCCTACAAGGGAATCGCCGGCGTCAAGAACGGCAACACCACGCACGCCGGGGCGACTTTCACCGGAGTCGCCGAGCGGGACGGCAGGGTGCTCCTCGTCACCGTCATGAACCCGGACTCCGGCGAGAGCCAGGCCGTCTACAAGGAGGCCAGCCGCCTGCTCGACTGGGGCTTCGAGGCGGCCGGGCACGTGGAGCCGATCGGTGAACTGGTACCGCCGAAGTCCGCGGACACATCGGCCTCGGGAGACGGGGACCGGGAGCCGGCCAACAACGGCAAGGGCGCACCCGCCAAGCCCACCGCCTCGGACAAGAGCGGGTCGGGCGGCATCGGGATCGCGCTGGGCGTCACGGGCGGGGTGCTGGTGCTGCTCGCGGGCGGGGCGTTCCTGGTCAACCGTCGCTGGCCGCTGCCCGACCTGGTGCGCCGCCTGCCCCGTCGCTGA
- a CDS encoding YihY/virulence factor BrkB family protein — protein MDWLTKLPVIGPLMARLMRTHAWRSYETLDRVHWTRLAAAITFLSFLALFPLIAVGAAVGAALLSKEQLDKLQNKLSEQVPGISDQLNLDGLVANAGTIGFVAGVLLLLTGISWVGSMRDCLRAVWELDDVDEGNPIVRKLTDAGVLVGLGAVGLASVAASALGSTTVGWTADRLGIDRDGWGGVLLQIAGLAIAVLAGFLILLYVLTLLPGVQPPRRRLVVAALIGAVGFELLKMLLGGYMKGVAGRSMYGAFGVPIALLLWINFMAKLLLYCAAWTATQSKDNGGDVSDGAGGAPGRAAASDG, from the coding sequence ATGGACTGGCTGACCAAGCTCCCCGTCATCGGCCCGCTCATGGCCCGGCTGATGCGCACCCACGCCTGGCGTTCCTACGAGACCCTCGACCGGGTGCACTGGACGCGCCTCGCCGCCGCGATCACCTTTCTCAGTTTCCTGGCGCTGTTCCCGCTGATCGCGGTCGGTGCGGCGGTCGGCGCCGCCCTGCTCAGCAAGGAGCAGCTGGACAAGCTGCAGAACAAGCTGTCCGAGCAGGTGCCGGGCATCTCCGACCAGCTCAACCTCGACGGTCTGGTCGCCAACGCGGGCACGATCGGGTTCGTGGCCGGTGTACTGCTGCTGCTGACCGGTATCAGCTGGGTCGGCTCGATGCGGGACTGTCTGCGTGCCGTGTGGGAGCTCGACGACGTGGACGAGGGCAACCCGATCGTCCGCAAGCTCACGGACGCGGGCGTGCTGGTGGGGCTCGGCGCGGTGGGGCTCGCCTCGGTCGCTGCGTCCGCGCTGGGTTCCACGACGGTCGGCTGGACAGCGGACAGGCTCGGCATCGACAGGGACGGATGGGGCGGTGTGCTGCTCCAGATCGCGGGCCTCGCGATCGCGGTCCTCGCCGGCTTCCTGATCCTGCTCTATGTGCTGACCCTGCTGCCCGGGGTGCAGCCGCCGCGCCGCCGCCTGGTCGTGGCGGCGCTGATCGGCGCGGTCGGCTTCGAACTGCTCAAGATGCTGCTGGGCGGCTATATGAAGGGCGTGGCGGGGCGCAGCATGTACGGCGCCTTCGGTGTCCCCATCGCACTGCTGCTGTGGATCAACTTCATGGCGAAGCTGCTGCTGTACTGCGCCGCCTGGACGGCGACGCAGAGCAAGGACAACGGCGGCGACGTCAGCGACGGGGCAGGCGGCGCACCAGGTCGGGCAGCGGCCAGCGACGGTTGA
- a CDS encoding 2'-5' RNA ligase family protein produces MGTVTLGVSIAVPEPYGSLLQQQRAGFGDPAAHGIPTHVTLLPPTEVDSVRLPAIEAHLAAVAAAGRPFPMRLSGTGTFRPMSPVVFVRVVEGAAACTWLQKRVRDASGPLARELQFPYHPHVTVAHGIADELMDRAYEELTDYAAEWTCSSFALYEQGADSVWRQLHEYTFGGGIPGVPAQGSPVDEPATTI; encoded by the coding sequence GTGGGGACCGTAACGCTCGGCGTTTCGATCGCGGTCCCGGAGCCCTACGGCAGCCTGCTCCAGCAGCAGCGCGCGGGCTTCGGGGATCCCGCCGCGCACGGCATTCCGACCCACGTCACCCTCCTGCCGCCCACCGAGGTCGACTCCGTCCGGCTGCCCGCGATCGAGGCCCACCTGGCCGCGGTCGCCGCGGCCGGCCGGCCGTTCCCCATGCGCCTCTCCGGTACGGGCACCTTCCGTCCGATGTCGCCCGTCGTCTTCGTCCGGGTCGTCGAGGGCGCCGCGGCATGCACCTGGCTGCAGAAGCGGGTGCGGGACGCGTCCGGGCCGCTGGCACGCGAGCTGCAGTTCCCGTACCACCCGCATGTGACCGTGGCGCACGGCATCGCCGACGAGCTGATGGACCGGGCGTACGAGGAGCTGACCGATTACGCGGCGGAGTGGACCTGCTCCTCCTTCGCGCTGTACGAGCAGGGCGCGGACTCCGTCTGGCGCCAGCTTCACGAGTACACGTTCGGTGGCGGCATCCCGGGTGTCCCCGCCCAGGGCTCGCCGGTCGACGAGCCCGCCACCACCATCTGA
- a CDS encoding SCO4848 family membrane protein encodes MKLSRPVSWFLLAFGVWSWFIWVTFIKNLWQDASGLAFDDAGDPTGYFWVHLLLAVTSFVLGTIIGAIGLRGLRALRRERD; translated from the coding sequence ATGAAGCTCAGCCGCCCGGTGTCCTGGTTCCTGCTCGCGTTCGGGGTATGGAGCTGGTTCATCTGGGTCACTTTCATCAAGAACTTGTGGCAGGACGCCAGCGGGCTCGCCTTCGACGACGCGGGTGACCCGACCGGATACTTCTGGGTCCATCTGCTGCTCGCCGTCACGTCCTTTGTTCTGGGGACGATCATCGGCGCCATCGGGTTGCGTGGTCTGCGCGCCCTGCGCCGTGAGCGCGACTAG